The Triticum aestivum cultivar Chinese Spring chromosome 3A, IWGSC CS RefSeq v2.1, whole genome shotgun sequence genome includes a region encoding these proteins:
- the LOC100127066 gene encoding probable aquaporin TIP1-2, translated as MPVSRIAIGAPGELSHPDTFRAGVAEFISMLIFVFAGSGSGMAFGKLTDGGATTPAGLIAAALAHAFALFVAVSVGANISGGHVNPAVTFGAFVGGNISLLKAVVYWVAQLLGSVVACLLLKIATGGEAVGAFSLSAGVGVWNAVVFEIVMTFGLVYTVYATAVDPKRGDLGVIAPIAIGFIVGANILAGGAFDGASMNPAVSFGPAVVSGVWENHWVYWLGPFAGAAIAALVYDICFIGQRPHEQLPTADY; from the exons ATGCCGGTGAGCAGGATCGCCATCGGCGCCCCGGGGGAGCTGTCCCACCCGGACACCTTCCGCGCCGGCGTCGCCGAGTTCATCTCCATGCTCATCTTCGTCTTCGCCGGCTCAGGCTCCGGCATGGCCTTCG GCAAGCTGACTGACGGCGGCGCGACGACGCCGGCGGGGCTTATCGCGGCGGCGCTGGCGCACGCGTTCGCGCTCTTCGTGGCCGTCTCCGTGGGCGCCAACATCTCCGGCGGGCACGTGAACCCGGCCGTCACATTCGGCGCCTTCGTGGGCGGCAACATCAGCCTGCTCAAGGCCGTGGTGTACTGGGTGGCGCAGCTGCTCGGCTCCgtcgtggcctgcctcctcctcaagATCGCCACCGGCGGCGAGGCCGTGGGCGCCTTCTCGCTCTCCGCCGGCGTCGGCGTCTGGAACGCCGTGGTGTTCGAGATCGTCATGACCTTCGGGCTCGTCTACACGGTGTACGCCACCGCGGTCGACCCCAAGCGCGGCGACCTCGGGGTGATCGCGCCCATCGCCATCGGCTTCATCGTCGGCGCCAACATCCTCGCCGGCGGCGCCTTCGACGGCGCCTCCATGAACCCCGCCGTCTCCTTCGGCCCCGCTGTCGTCAGCGGCGTCTGGGAGAACCACTGGGTCTACTGGCTCGGCCCCTtcgccggcgccgccatcgccgccctcGTCTACGACATCTGCTTCATCGGCCAGCGCCCCCACGAGCAGCTCCCCACCGCCGACTACTGA
- the LOC123059717 gene encoding agamous-like MADS-box protein AGL61 encodes MATATATAPRRRASMGRQKIEIRKIESEEARQVCFSKRRAGLFKKASELAVLCGAEVAAVVFSPAGKAFSFGHPSVEAILDRFVPSAAQHPGVVVAGAGLGAAGDRNLAELNRQYGELRTQLEAEKARKERAEEAMAKERAAGNQMAAWLDADLRDMGEEELMAFAAALVEVQAAVSERANQVLQEALNVGRSRSASRMLQAPPLHQQQQQLAGGGTFELGGTSTNAGMEIQQMLLAMPPPPPPGFAPGMDMVQHGGFPY; translated from the coding sequence ATGGCAACGGCAACGGCAACGGCGCCGCGGCGGAGGGCAAGCATGGGGCGGCAGAAGATCGAGATCCGGAAGATCGAGAGCGAGGAGGCGCGGCAGGTGTGCTTCTCCAAGCGCCGGGCGGGGCTGTTCAAGAAGGCGAGCGAGCTGGCCGTGCTGTGCGGCGCCGAGGTTGCTGCCGTCGTCTTCTCCCCCGCAGGCAaggccttctccttcggccaccccTCCGTCGAGGCCATCCTCGACCGCTTCGTCCCCTCCGCGGCGCAGCATCCCggggtggtggtggccggcgcGGGCCTAGGCGCCGCTGGTGACCGCAACCTGGCGGAGCTGAACCGGCAGTACGGCGAGCTGCGCACGCagctggaggccgagaaggcgCGCAAGGAGCGCGCCGAGGAGGCCATGGCAAAGGAGCGCGCCGCGGGCAACCAGATGGCGGCGTGGCTCGACGCCGACCTGCGCGACATGGGGGAGGAGGAGCTGATGGCCTTCGCCGCCGCGCTGGTCGAGGTGCAGGCCGCCGTCTCGGAGCGTGCCAACCAGGTGCTCCAGGAGGCGCTGAACGTCGGCCGCTCCAGGAGCGCCAGCCGCATGCTCCAGGCGCCCCCACtgcaccaacagcagcaacagctcgcCGGGGGCGGTACCTTCGAGTTGGGTGGCACCAGCACCAACGCCGGGATGGAGATACAGCAAATGCTCCTGGCGATgcctccgccgcccccgccggGGTTCGCGCCAGGAATGGACATGGTGCAGCACGGCGGATTCCCCTACTGA